The Oncorhynchus tshawytscha isolate Ot180627B linkage group LG02, Otsh_v2.0, whole genome shotgun sequence genome contains the following window.
GGGGTGTCTGTCACAACTGTAGATGAGGATAGACCAGTAGCATCACTGGGTTGGCCTGCTGCACGCCCACTCTGTAAACAAGGAAATAgctaatgtattattattattattatcacacACTATCTTCTGTGTTGCATTTGAGTATATGTAATGATCCCATGCACAATTTACATAAATACAAATGAGTCTTAAGAAGACAGTAATTGCAATGAGCCCAACAATTGACATAAATATGGGAGTCTGGTAGGGGGTGGAGTCTGGTAGGGGGTGGAGTCTGGTAGGGGTGGAGTCTGGGGGGTGGAGTCTGGTAGGGGGTGGAGTCTGGTAGGGGGTGGAGTCTGGTAGGGGGTGGAGTCTATAGTGTTTCTCCTGTTGAAACATTTTTTACAACCAAGTCAATGACTGCCGGattttaaatgaacaaaatatGTTGGTTGGGTGACTAAACAACATAACGCGTTATCGTGTGCAATGGTAGGCAATTTTTAACAATGCTTTTTTTTCCTGATAAAGTTCATTGCATCCGccgtggagcccagtttcataatatgaCCATATTTCCCAGCTGCTTGCCGTCGTTTTGAAGTCGTCACGAAtaaacaggccttattttagggtatttttcaccctgccagctcctattagtaCTATTGAGCGCCGTGACAACAACTCTCCTTCTGAACGTTCTATTCCCAGCTTATTGTTCTATGTCACAATGCCTGTTTCGCTATTGTTTGTAACGAGACCTGCTCACTTTGTTTATGGTTCAAATGTAAACAGCAACAACAATTACTCATGGAACTCTGAGGTCGTCCCATTGTTTCCTATATAGGGGAAATGGAGGCAAGTCTGTCTATTTCGCCAAATATTTTGCAATGTGTATATTtagataaaaaaaagaaaaaaaagtcagACACCATTTTAATAATGAGAATCTCCTCTTTCTAATTCTTTGAGTCTGGGCAGCGAGCTCGTTTTTCATCGATCATTTCCCCCCCTACTTTCTCATTATGCAGACATAAGCACAGTTGACACCATCGATGTGCGGATGCTACTTTCTACACaagtagtttttttttcttcccagtTTCGTCTGACGAACAGATTGTATTGGTAAAATTAAAAGGCATACATGTGCCTTTTAGGCCAAATGGAATTTTAAGCATCACTCCAGTGAACAACAGGCTCTGTGAACGTTCCATTCATTTGCTATGGGCTCGCTCTAGTGTTCCAGCTTAGCCAACGTTCCATTCCATTCATTTGCTATGGGCTCGCTCTAGTGTTCCAGCTTAGCCAACGTGAACGTTCCATTCATTTGCTATGGGCTCGCTCTAGTGTTCCAGCTTAGCCAACGTGAACGTTCCATTCATTTGCTATGGGCTCGCTCTAGTGTTCCAGCTTAGCCAACGTTCCATTCCATTCATTTGCTATGGGCTCTAGTGTTCCAGCTTAGCCAACGTTCCATTCCATTCATTTACTATGGGCTCGCTCTAGTGTTCCAGCTTAGCCAACGTTCCATTCCATTCATTTGCTATGGGCTCGCTCTAGTGTTCCAGCTTAGCCAACGTTCCATTCCATTCATTTGCTATGGGCTCGCTCTAGTGTTCCAGCATTTGCTAGCCAAGTGTCCCAGAACGTTCCATTCCATTCATTTGCTATGGGCTAGTGTCGCTCTAGTGTTCCAGCTAGTAGCCAACGTTCCATTCCATTCATTTTGCTACGTTCCATTCCATTCATTTGGGCTAGTGGCTCGCATTCCTCAGTGTTCCAGCTTAGCCAACGTTCCATTCCATTCATTTGCTATGGGCTCTAGTGTTCCCAGCTTAGCATTCCAGCTTGGGCTCAACGTGAACGTTCCATTCATTTACTATGGGCTCATTTGCTCTAGTGTTCCAGCTTAGCCAACGTTCCATTCCATTCATTTGCTATGGGCTCTATGGGCTCTAGTGTCCCAGCTTAGCCAACGTTCCATTCCATTCATTTGCTATGGGCTCTAGTGTTCCAGCTTAGCCAACGTTCCATTCCATTCATTTGCTATGGGCTCTAGTGTTCCAGCTTAGCCAACGTTCCATTCCATTCATTTGCTATGGGCCAACGTTCCATTCCATTCATTTGCTATGGGCTCTAGTGTCCCAGCTTAGCCAACGTTCCATTCCATTCATTTGCTATGGGCTCTAGTGTCCCAGCTAGTGTTAGCCAACGTTCCATTCCATTCATTTACTATGGGCTCTAGTGTCCCAGCTTAGCCAACGTTCCATTCCATTCATTTGCTATGGGCTCTAGTGTCCCAGCTTAGCCAACGTTCCATTCCATTCATTTGCTATGGGCTCTAGTGTCCCAGCTTAGCCAACGTTCCATTCCATTCATTTGCTATGGGCTCTAGTGTCCCAGCTTAGCCAACGTTCCATTCCATTCATTTACTATGGGCTCTAGTGTTCCAGCTTAGCCAACGTTCTTTTGCTTTTGCTTTGAATggttctattgtccagcctagCAATGGGTGAATGGAGTCTGAAGACGCACGAGGCACACAGCAGCAGAACAACATGTAGCGTTTTTATAAGAGTAGGTAACACTGAAAAGCTTCACTTTACATTATTGACAAGCTATTAGCAAAGTTAGACAGACaaaccttgacattttccaccaTCCCGAAGTCCCCACATCATGCATTGAGCTAAAAGTTAACTTACCTTGCATACGCTATAAGTTGGTGGTCACAAAGAGGATTCGAGATTTTGAATTGTTGCCCGCTTTTGCTgcgattaaaaaaaataatgttacaTGTTCTGCAGACAGGGTGACCATCTTCGATTTGAAGTTTCCCTCAACACTCTTGTTAAACCCAAAATACGACCACACTTCAGATTTGGTCCTCTTAGAAGGCTGAAAAATCTCCCGAGCGCTGTCACTGCCTCCCGCCATGTTTTCACACAAAACGAAACCCACGTTGCTCCGCCTGCGTCAGACTGCCGCTAACTTTGGTTGATGCTGGACGGTATTTCCCGTGAGTTTTTCAAACCGCGCTAATCAAACACGGTTTCAATGATAATTAACATTTGAAACGGTAATAATAACCGTCTGGAATTTTACCGTGGTTTTATCATGAAACCGGTAACTGTTTCATCCCAAAACCATCATCTAATATTCTTGTCTTTCCTCTAATGAATGTGTTTTCTCTCCCAGACTTCTCAGATCGTATCAGTAAGAACAAAAGAGTGGGCTATGAGTCGGGAGAATATGAGATTGTGAGTAGATGCTGCTGCTGCAATATTTCATATTGATTATTATTCTATAAATAGTACCATTTGATTCTGTTGGGACACATAAACCATCTCTGTGAAATCCATCACAAGACCTATTACGTGCCCATTTGACTCTTGTGGATAATGATTCAGCTGTCTATTTGACTCTTGTGGATAATGATTCAGCTGTCTATTTGACTCTTGTGGATAATGATTCAGCTGTCTATTTGAATCTTGTGGATAATGATTCAGCTGTCTATTTGAATCTTGTGGATAATGATTCAGCTGTCTATTTGAATCTTGTGGATAATGATTCAGCTGTCTATTTGAATCTTGTGGATAATGATTCAGCTGTCTATTTGAATCTTGTGGATAATGATTCAGCTGTCTATTTGAATCTTGTGGATAATGATTCAGCTGTCTATTTGAATCTTGTGGATAATGATTCAGCTGTCTGTTCTGACGCTTCAGTGTATGTTAACTCtgttttcttcccctctctctccatgcctgtcTAGTTGGCGGAGGGCTGTGGGGTGAAGGAAACCCCCCAGCAGAAGTACCAGCGTCTGGTTCATGAGATCAAGGAACTCAGTCAGGAGGTGGAGACCATCCAGGTAAAACCACTAAACCGCCCGGGGTCAGACAGAAGGTGCCAAAcaacccctacaccctaaaccaCCCGGGTCAGACAGGCGGTGCCAAAcaacccctacaccctaaaccaCCCGGGTCAGACAGGCGGTGCCAAAcaacccctacaccctaaaccgCCCGGGTCAGACAAATACTCCCAAAACCCTAGCGTTAGCCCCCTAGCCCTTACGCCCTAGCGTTAGCCCCCTAGCCCTTACGCCTAGCGTTAGCCCCCTGCCCCCTACGCCCTAGTGTTGGCCCCCTACGCCCTAGTGTTGGCCCCCTACGCCCTAGTGTTGGCCCCCTACGCCCTAGTGTTGGCCCCCTACGCCCTAGCGTTAGCCCCCTACGCCCTAGCGTTAGCCCCCTACGCCCTAGCCTTAGGCCCCCTACGCCCTAGCCTTAGCCCCTACGCCCTAGCCTTAGCCCCCTACGCCCTAGCCTTAGCCCCCTACGCCCTTAGCCCCCTACGCCCTTAGCCCCCTACGCCCTAGCGTTAGCCCCCTAGCCCCTACGCCTAGCGTTAGCCCCCTAGCCCCTACGCCCTAGCGTTAGCCCCTACACCCTAGCGTTAGCCCCCTACACCCTAGCGTTAGCCCCCTACACCCTAGCGTTGGCCCCCTACACCCTAGCGTTAGCCCCCTACGCCCTAGCGTTAGCTCCCTAGCCCTTACGCCCTAGCGTTAGCTCCCTAGCCCCTACGCCTAGCGTTAGCCCCTATGCCCTAGCGTTGGCCCCTACGCCCTAGCGTTAGCCCCTACGCCCTAGCGTTAGCCCCCTACACGCCTAGCGTTAGCCCCTACACCCTAGCGTTAGCCCCCTACGCCCTAGCGTTGGCCCGTTAGCCCCTACGCCCTAGCGTTAGCCCCCTACGCCCTAGCGTTAGCCCCCTACGCCCTAGCGTTAGCCCCCTACGCCCTAGCGTTAGCCCCCTACGCCCTAGCGTTAGCCCCCTAGCCCTTACGCCCTAGCGTTAGCCCCCTAGCCTCTACAAACCTGTGTACATATGGCTACAATAGGGCGTTGAAGCTGCCTTCAGAATGTTTTTTTATCCCCCTGAATCTTCCTGATTAGTCTCGGATTCCTGGGGCCCGTCTTTATACCCCAGTGACCTCTACCCACCCTCAAACCACCCATCTATACCCCAGTGACCTCTACCCACCCCCAAACCACCCATCTATACCCCAGTGACCTCTACCCACCCCCAAACCACCCATCTTTATACCCAGTGACCTCTACCCACCTCCAAACCTGTGGTTGTCATTTCCCTGTGTGCTGATCACATCTGTCtatgctcctctcccctcaggcGACCACACGGGACAGCAGTTCAGAGGAGCGTCTGACTCCTGTCGTCCTCGCTCAGCAGGCTGCCCAGCTCAAACAGCAGCTGGTCTCTGCCCACCTGGACTCACTGCTGGGACCACAGGCACATATTAATCTAGCTGACCCAGATGGAGCACTGGCCAagtaagagaggggagaggggaaggggggggacaccaaggtaacctgtctaaatgtctACCGCatcgtagcactcacatctgtagccatgaaaaaCATTGAAAGGCTGGTGatgtctcacatcaacaccatcatcccagacaccctggacccactccaattcacataccgccccaacagatccacagatgacaaaatctctattgtactccacacactgccctttcccacttagACAAggggaacacctacgtgagaatactgttcattgactacagctcaacgttcaacaccatagtgcccatgaagctcatcactacgctaaggaccctgggactaaacacctccctctgcaactggatcctggacttcctgatgaggcacccccaggtggtgatggtaggcaacaacacatccgccacgctgaccctctaACACAGGGcgcccccaggggtgcgtgcttagtcccctcctgtacttcctgttcacccatgactccatcaccatcattaagtttgcgaaCAAAAcggcggtggtaggcctgatcaccaatgactatgagacagcctatagggaggaggcctGGCAGTTTGgggccagaacaacaacctctcccttaacgtcagcaagacaaaggcgctgattgtggtctacaggaaatggagggccgagcaaGCCCCAATTCACATCAACGggcctgtagtggagcgggtgtccttcgcatagagttgatcaggctgttgattgtggcctgtggaatgttgtccccactcctcttcaatgcctgtgtgaagttgctggatattggcgggaactggaacatgctgtcgtacccgtcgatccagagcatcccaaacatgcttagtgggtgacatgtctggagagtatgcaggccatggaagaactgggacgtttccagcttccaggaattgtgtacagatccttgcgtcaTGGGGGGGTGGAGGCAGATGAATGGCAAGacagtgggcctcaggatctaGTCGCTGTATCTCATAACCCCACGGCACCATGGGAaattctgttcacaacgttgacatccagtgaactgctcgcccacacgacgcaaTGCGGTTTGGACATACTGCTAAATTCCCTAAAACCCCCTCTGTCTCTTATTAAAACCCCCGTCTGTTATTCAAACCCCCGTCTGGCTCTTATTCAAACCCCCGTCTGTCTGTTATTAATAACCATCCTAACCCTTATGTGCCTTTTTTTATTCTtgaccctctctccttcctccctttctctctccgtcctccctttctctctctccgtctccgtcaGACGTCTGTTAACCCAGCTGGAGGCAGTGAGGGGCAGTAGGGGCAGTACAGGGGAGGGCAAGGCCCCAGCAGCCAAAGGTCCTGACGGTGTGGTGTTGTATGAGCTACACAGCCGGCCAGAGCAGGAGAAGTTCACAGACGCTGCCAAGGTATGGAGTCTAGGGCAATGGGACTGTGTGGAAAGGGGTCCCCaacagcactgtgtgtgtgtgtgtgtgtgagttcggCAACAACGTGTGTCTGCATTTGCACATGCAAATTTGAGTCAGTCCTTGGTCAATTCTGTGTCACTTGTTTACCCAGTTTTCATTCATTCCCGCCTGAACCTCTCCATCGTTTGTCTCTGTGTTAAGATGGCAGAGTTGGAGAAGCGGCTCTCAGAGCTGGAGACTGCTGTGGGTTCTGGATCAGACAAACCAGGACCTCTGAGTGCTGGGGTGCAGGGAGGCAGTCTCATGGTGAGTCTCTTCTGTCTCCCACCTTGGTCCAGTTCAGTTGGTCAAAAACGggatacttttttattttattttgtcaaCTGAACTCAATCAATCCAATTTgttcataaaacatttttttgggggggttttgaATGATCCACAATGTCAGAAAGTACAGTTAACCCTGATCATCAATCACTGTTATCCCTGagactgagctctctctctcgctctgtctctgtcctccaggacacTATGGAGCTGCTGCAGGCGAGGGTCAGTGCTCTGGACTCAGCCACTCTGGACCAGGTGGAAGCCAGGCTGCAGgtaatgttgaggatcagcagaatCATCAAGGGGATGGAATGAAACACTGGTCTTGTATCAGTCTAGCAGCAATCACTGTTCCACTACCCTGCAGAGAACActtggtttatttcacttttgtaatattatctacttcagttgctttggcaatgttaacatgtgtttcccatgccaataaagccccttgaattgtaTTGTATTGAATTGAACACCCAAGGACAGATGGGCTGGTGTTTTTGTGCTTGTTATACTGCAAAAAGTGAACACGGTTATCGTTGTTTGTGTTTTTCTCCGTGTAGAGCGTCCTTGGAAAGATGAACGAGATTGCGAAGCACAAAGCAACCATTGAAGATGCTGGCACACAGAACAAGGTTAGTCCAGCTTTTTATATTGAGGTTTAGAAGTAAATGTTAGAGTTTCTATATGAAATATCTTATTTCACACAGTAATGAGGTTATCCCTATGGCCAGGAGGTTTTCCTAACCACCAGGAGAACTACTTGGCCCAACAGTAGTCATCTCCTGTAGATGTAACCTGGACAGTCATCTCCTGTAGATGTAACCTGGACAGTCCTCGAACTCTGCCGTCTGTTTACCCCCCCTAACCTTATCATTActgttgtctctgtctgtttaCCCCCCTAACATTATCATTACTGTTGTCTCCGTCTGTCAGGTGTCTCAGCTGTATGACGTGGTGCAGAAGTGGGACGCCATGGCAACCTCTCTGCCCCAGGTGGTGCAGAGGCTCATGGCTGTCAAGGAGTTGCATGAACAAGGTAATCACCTGTCAATCACCAGACCTGGCTCAGAAACATGCTGACCTGTCAATCACCTGGCTTTCAGACCTGGCTCAGAAACATATTTTACaattagaaaataaaaaaaatatgcacatttaACTGCAGGTGTGGCAGTTATAAAAATGAATTTAAAGGAACAAGTAATGTCCACGACGCTGATATGCTTTTAAAATGTGGGTGGTCTGACTCTGTAGCCATGTGGGTGGTCTGACTCTGTAGCCATGTGGGTGGTCTGACTCTCTGTAGCCATGTGGGTGGTCTGACTCTCTGTAGCCATGTGGGTGGTCTGACTCTCTGTAGCCATGTGGGTGGTCTGACTCTTTCTGTAGCCATGTGGGTGGTCTGACTCTTTCTGTAGCCATGTGGgtggtctgactctctctctgtagccatgTGGgtggtctgactctctctctgtagccatgTGGgtggtctgactctctctctctctgtagccatgTGGgtggtctgactctctctctctgtagccatgTGGGTggtctgacactctctctctgtgtagccaTGTgggtggtctgtctctctctctctctgtgtagccaTGTGGgtggtctgactctctctctctctctctctgtgtagccaTGTGGgtggtctgactctctctctctctctctctctctatgtagccATGTGGgtggtctgactctctctctgtagccatgTGGGtggtctgactctctctgtccccgtctctctttgtctctctctctgtagccatgTGGGTggtctgattctctctctgtagctATATGGGTggtctgactctttctctctttagccATGTGGgtggtctgactctctctctcgcgcttgcTGTAGCCATGTGGGtagtctgactctctctctgtagccatgTGTGTGGTCTGACTCACTCTCTGTGTAGCCATGTGGgtggtctgactctctctctctctgtagccatgTGGGTGGtctgacgctctctctctgtagccatgtgggtggtctgtctctctctctctctgtgtagccaTGTGGgtggtctgactctctctctcctctctgtgtagcCATGTGGgtggtctgactctctctctgtagccatgTGGGtggtctgactctctctgtccccgtctctctttgtctctctctgtagccatGTGGGTggtctgattctctctctgtagctATATGGGTggtctgactctttctctctttagccATGTGGgtggtctgactctctctctcgcgcttgcTGTAGCCATGTGGGtagtctgactctctctctgtagccatgTGTGTGGTCTGACTCACTCTCTGTGTAGCCATGTGGgtggtctgactctctctctgtagccatgTGGgtggtctgactctctctctctgtagcc
Protein-coding sequences here:
- the dctn2 gene encoding dynactin subunit 2 isoform X3, whose product is MADPKYANLPGIASNEPDVYETSDLPEDDQAQFESELEELCSDSVERIVVNPNAAYDKFKDKRVSTKGLDFSDRISKNKRVGYESGEYEILAEGCGVKETPQQKYQRLVHEIKELSQEVETIQATTRDSSSEERLTPVVLAQQAAQLKQQLVSAHLDSLLGPQAHINLADPDGALAKRLLTQLEAVRGSRGSTGEGKAPAAKGPDGVVLYELHSRPEQEKFTDAAKMAELEKRLSELETAVGSGSDKPGPLSAGVQGGSLMDTMELLQARVSALDSATLDQVEARLQSVLGKMNEIAKHKATIEDAGTQNKVSQLYDVVQKWDAMATSLPQVVQRLMAVKELHEQAMQFGQLLTHLDTTQQMINNSLKDNGTLLSQVQTTMKENLLSVEENFAALDQRMKTLNK
- the dctn2 gene encoding dynactin subunit 2 isoform X4, with protein sequence MADPKYANLPGIASNEPDVYETSDLPEDDQAQFESEELCSDSVERIVVNPNAAYDKFKDKRVSTKGLDFSDRISKNKRVGYESGEYEILAEGCGVKETPQQKYQRLVHEIKELSQEVETIQATTRDSSSEERLTPVVLAQQAAQLKQQLVSAHLDSLLGPQAHINLADPDGALAKRLLTQLEAVRGSRGSTGEGKAPAAKGPDGVVLYELHSRPEQEKFTDAAKMAELEKRLSELETAVGSGSDKPGPLSAGVQGGSLMDTMELLQARVSALDSATLDQVEARLQSVLGKMNEIAKHKATIEDAGTQNKVSQLYDVVQKWDAMATSLPQVVQRLMAVKELHEQAMQFGQLLTHLDTTQQMINNSLKDNGTLLSQVQTTMKENLLSVEENFAALDQRMKTLNK
- the dctn2 gene encoding dynactin subunit 2 isoform X2, whose translation is MADPKYANLPGIASNEPDVYETSDLPEDDQAQFESCVQEELCSDSVERIVVNPNAAYDKFKDKRVSTKGLDFSDRISKNKRVGYESGEYEILAEGCGVKETPQQKYQRLVHEIKELSQEVETIQATTRDSSSEERLTPVVLAQQAAQLKQQLVSAHLDSLLGPQAHINLADPDGALAKRLLTQLEAVRGSRGSTGEGKAPAAKGPDGVVLYELHSRPEQEKFTDAAKMAELEKRLSELETAVGSGSDKPGPLSAGVQGGSLMDTMELLQARVSALDSATLDQVEARLQSVLGKMNEIAKHKATIEDAGTQNKVSQLYDVVQKWDAMATSLPQVVQRLMAVKELHEQAMQFGQLLTHLDTTQQMINNSLKDNGTLLSQVQTTMKENLLSVEENFAALDQRMKTLNK
- the dctn2 gene encoding dynactin subunit 2 isoform X1, which codes for MADPKYANLPGIASNEPDVYETSDLPEDDQAQFESCVQELEELCSDSVERIVVNPNAAYDKFKDKRVSTKGLDFSDRISKNKRVGYESGEYEILAEGCGVKETPQQKYQRLVHEIKELSQEVETIQATTRDSSSEERLTPVVLAQQAAQLKQQLVSAHLDSLLGPQAHINLADPDGALAKRLLTQLEAVRGSRGSTGEGKAPAAKGPDGVVLYELHSRPEQEKFTDAAKMAELEKRLSELETAVGSGSDKPGPLSAGVQGGSLMDTMELLQARVSALDSATLDQVEARLQSVLGKMNEIAKHKATIEDAGTQNKVSQLYDVVQKWDAMATSLPQVVQRLMAVKELHEQAMQFGQLLTHLDTTQQMINNSLKDNGTLLSQVQTTMKENLLSVEENFAALDQRMKTLNK